The DNA region GCTGAAAAACCAAATCCATGACGTATTCCCATTGCTGCTGTAAGTGCCATCGATATTCCTGTAAGTATTGCATGAATTAAGTAAAGACCTGGCGCTAAAAACATAAACATAAATTCAATTGGTTCTGTAACCCCTGTTAAAAATGCAGTAAATGCTACACTAAATAATACTCCTGCTACTCTTTTTTTATTTTCTTTTTTAGCAGTTGTATACATTGCTAATGCTGCTGCTGGAAGACCAAACATCATTATTGGGAAAAATCCTGTCATAAATATTCCAGCATTTGGATCTCCTGCAAAAAATCTATGTAAATCTCCATTTGCTACCACTTGTACTCCATCTTTTAAATAATCGAAACTTCCAAAAGTAAACCATGCCATAGAATTAATAATATGATGAAGTCCTGTAGGAATAAGTAATCTATTTAAAACTCCAAATGAGAATAAGCCTATTGATCCTGTTCCCATCATCCATCTAGCTACTGTATCTAATCCATTTTGAATAGAAGGCCAAACATATCCAAAAACAGCTGCTAAAACTATACATGCTAATGAAGTTATTATTGGTACAAATCTTCTTCCACCAAAGAATCCTAAAAATTCTGGAAGTTCAATTTTATGATATTTGTTGTACATATAAGCAGCTACAAGACCAGCTATAATTCCAGAGAATACTCCCATGTTAATATTTTTATTGATTGCTTGTGCTCCATTTAATATAACAAAATTTCCTACAACTCCTGCAAGCCCTGCTGCTCCTGCATTATCTTTTGCTAATCCTATCGCCACACCTATTGCAAATAGAATTGGTAAATTTTCAAATATTGCTCCACCTGCTGATGTAACAAATGGCATATTCCATAGTACTCCAAGTCTTAATAATATTGCCGCTATTGGCATAACTGCTATTGGCATCATAAGTGCTTTTCCTAATGCTTGAAATTTTGAAAATACTTTCATTTAATTCACTCCTTTTTTATTTTGATAAAGCTCTACTTTTTTAATCTTATTTTAAATATTGGTTCTAATGCATTCACTTTTCCATATTTAATATCAAATATCTCATCTATTTCATCCATAGATGAAACTACTATGGGAGAAATTATTGATTTAGCCTTATTTTTAATAAAATTCAAATCATATGCTATTAGTTTTTCTCCTTTTTTTACACTTCCTTCATCTTTTAATACAAGTTTACTAAATCCTTCTCCATTTAATTTTACAGTATCAATTCCAAAATGCACTATTAATTCTATATCACCTTTTTGGAATGATACAGCATGTTTCGTATCAAATATACTAATGTCTTCACTATCAAATGGAGCATATATAGTATCTCCATTTGGAATAATTGCAATGCCATCACCAATTATTTTTGAAGAAAAAGCATCATCAGGAACTTTTTCTAATTGAATTACTTCTCCATCAAGTGGAGAATATACTTCTACTACATTTTCTTTTTTCTTAAAAAACTTCTTAAACATTTTTTTCACTCCCAAAACTTTTTATAATTATATAGTGGTCTATACCAATTATATACCATTTATTTTTATATTTGTCAATATTTTTTAATATTTTTTGTTCGAATTTTCGTTATTTTGTTTCACTTAAACACTCTATAACCTTTATTTTTTAAGGTTATATTATATTTTATAAAAAAATCTTAACTTTATAAATTTTTAGATGATAAAATTTAAAATTTATAATTAAAATTTAAAATAAAAAAATACACATATAAATTAACCTAAAATTTATATGTGTATTTCAAAAGCGCTATATTTATTTATTTATTTTTACAAATGAAAGAAATCCTATTCCTATTAAAAATAAAAACATTATACTAAGCACTCCATATCTAGAACTACCTGTATATGTACTTACTATTCCCATTAAAAATGGACCTAGAATCGTAGCAAATTTCCCAAATATATTATAAAATCCAAAAAATTCTGTAGATTTTTCCTTTGGTATAAGTGACGCATATATTGAACGACTTATTGATTGTACTCCTCCTTGCGAAAGAGCAACTAATAATGCTAATATCCAAAACAATTTAATTTTTATATTAATACTTTCAAAATTAGGCAATTTAAATGCTAAAAATGTAATTATAATATATATTAAAATCGCAATAAAAATAAGAGTTTTTTGTGATATTTTGTCTGATAATTTTCCAAATAAAAGCGTTGCTGGAAATGCCACTATCTGTATCATGAGTATAGCTAATATGAGAGATATTACAGAAAGACCTACATCTCTTCCATATGCTGATGCCATACTAATAATCGTATTTACTCCATCAATATAAAAGAAATATGCAAATAAAAACAACATAATATTTTTATAATGTTTTATCTCTTTAAATGTTTTAAAAAACCTTTTAAAACTTTGAGTAAAAATATTTTCATTTTTATTTATTTTTACATAATAATTTTGCTTTGTATTTTTTAACATTGGTATAGAAAATAATCCCCACCATAAAAATACTATAAAAAAACTAAGCTTTGAGGCTATTGGCGAAATTATCTCTCCATCTTTTTTTAATATTATTACAAGTATAATAGTAATTATAAATGGTACAACACTACCTATATATCCCCAACTAAATCCATAAGCTGATACTTTTGCCATATTTTCTTCTCTAGATACATCAGTAAGAAATGCATCATAAAATATATTCGCTCCAGCCCATCCAACTCTTGCAATTACAAAAAATATTATACACTTTATCCATTCTCCTTGATTAATACTAATAAGAAGTAAAGTAGCTAATAATCCTAGTAATAAAAATATTGAAAAAAATCTTTTTTTATATCCTTTATAGTCAGCAAAAGTACCTAAAATAGGAGCTATTAAAGCTAAGATTAAAGAAGCAAAAGAATTCGCGTATCCCCAATTTGCTGTAGATATAGCACTATCGATACCTTTTGATACAAAATCTTTAAAAAATATAGGCATAATAGTAGTTATTAAAATAAGTGTAAACGCTGAATTTGCTACGTCATATATTACCCAGCTTTTTTCTTCTTTTGTTAATTTTGCCATGTTTCCCCCTCTTATTTTTATTTTATCAAATAATTATTTTCTACTATTATAAATATACCATATTAAATATAATTTTAAAATAAAAACCCATAAAAACATAAGTTGCTTTTATGGATTAAATTTCTTTCTAATATATATTTCCGGATAATCCTACAGATTTTTTTATTTCTATCATTTTTTTACTAGCTATATCTCTTGCTTTTTCTGCTCCTTGCTTTAACACTTTTTGTACATATTCCGGATTTTTAATTAATTCTTCTCTTTTGGCTCTTGCTTCTCCAAAATATTCTAATATTTTTGCTAATAATTCATTTTTAGCATGTCCATAACCATATCCACCAGTTAAAAATTTATTTTTCATTTCTTCTACTTCTTCTTTTGTAGCAAATAATTCATATAATTTTGTTATATTATTATCGGGATTTTTAGGCTCTTCTAAAGGTGTTGAATCTGTTACTATTCCCATTACTTGTTTTTTTAATTCTTTTTTAGATGCAAACATTTGTATAGTATTTCCATAAGATTTACTCATTTTTTGTCCATCAGTTCCAGGCACTACTGCCAAACTTTCTATTATTTGAGGTTCAGGAAGTTTAAATACTTCTCCAAAAGTTTGATTAAATTTTATTGCTATATTTCTAGTCATTTCAAGATGTTGTTTTTGATCTTTTCCCACTGGTACTATATCTGCATCATAAAGTAAAATATCTGCTGCCATAAGTATAGGATAAGTAAATAGTCCTACATTTGGAGATATTCCTTTTGCTATCTTATCTTTATATGAATGAGCTCTTTCCAAAAGTCCCATAGGACTTACATTTGATAATATCCAAGCAAGCTCTGTACACTCAGGTACATCTGATTGCAAATAAATAGTCGATTTTTCTGGATCAAGCCCTAATGCTAAAAAATCTAAAACAGCATCATATGCATTTTTTCTAAGTTGTTCTGCATTTTGAAGTGATGTTAATGCATGATAATCTACTATAAAATAAAACCCTTCATTATCATGTTGATTATCCACAAATTGCTTTATTGCTCCAAAATAATTTCCTATATGTAAAATACCACTTGGTTGTATACCAGACAAGCTTCTTTTCATAATAAATAATACCTCCTATTTTTTAAGATATTTTATCATTTAATAGTATTTTTTTCAAATTCAATTTTTTAATTTTTATTTATATAAATTTTTCTATTGATATATGACCCTATTTAAATTCGACAATTTTAATATTTTTTTATAAAAAATATTAAAGATTAGTAAAAATAAAGTCGATATATAATTTGTCCACATTATTGGTTGTGTGACTCCCTAAACAAAAACCATGAAATAAAAAGAGGAATGTAATCCCCAGTTACTTCCTCTTTTTATTTTATTTAAAGGATTTTTTCATCTTTTTTAGTAAAATATTAAAAAGTATAAAAATTATAAAAGAGGTGAGCTATGTTAAATAAAGGTTTTTTACTAAAATTATTTGAAGGTTTTTCTTTGAATAGATGGAATGATTTTATTAGACCAATTGAATTTACAGAAATGGATAGACATGCACTTAAAATGATGATAGCATATTTTTTAGGTAAATATGAAGAAGAACAAGGAAATATTATTGATTGGAACCAGCTTATTGAATCAGGTTTTTTTGATTTATTAAAAAAAATCTCTTTATCAGATATAAAATCACCTGTTGCTAAACGAATTAAACTTAAAAATCCTACTGCATATAAAGAACTTAATAAATGGGCAACAGCACAATACGAAGTATATTTAGATAAAAATCTTTTTGAAAAATTTCAAAACTACATACTTGATGAACCTATTAATAATCTTACTTTAAAAATTTTAAAATTAGCTCATAAATATTCTACAAAAATAGAATTAGAAATATTAAAAAAACAAAATTTAGATGATAGAGTTGATCCTATTTTAAATAAAATTTTTAATGATTTAACAAGATTTAAAAATTTGGCTTCATATAAATTTCTCACTCAAAACAAAAATTTTGAAGAACTTATTAAAATAATTCAATATTTAAGGTATCAAGAAAGATGGAATCAATCGCCTAGAGTTCCTAGAACATCTGTCCTTGGTCATAGTATGTATGTAGCATCCCTTACATTTATTATTTCTACATCTTTAAATGCTTCACAAAGTAGAATAAGAAATAATTTTTTTACAGCACTTTTTCATGATTTAATGGAATCTGTTACTCGTGATATAATTTCACCTGTAAAAAGAGCCACTTTAGAACTCCCAGATATAATAAAAAATATTGAAAATGAGATAGCCGAAGAAGAATTATATCCATTTATCGATTATGGCTTAGATGAAATTAAACTTTTCTCTGAAAATGAATTTGAAAGTCGTGTTTTTATTGATAATAAATGGCAAACTGTTTCTACTGATGAAATACAAGAAAAATATAATGATGATAATTATAATGCTATTGATGGTGAAATTGTAAAAATTTGTGATGAATTATCAGCTTTTATCGAAGCTTATCAATCAATTGAATATGGAATATCTTCAAAACCTTTAAAGTCTGCTATTACAAGTATAAGTGAAAAATATAAAAATAAAAAAATAGCTAATATCAATATTGGGAAATTATACCTTGATTTTTAACTTTATTCTTAATTTAGTTTAATAAAAAAATCCGTAGTTTGAATCTACGGATTTTTTTTTAAATATTTATTATAAAATAATATTATTTTTTCTTTTAATTCCTCTCTACTAATACTATTATCTATAATAAAATCAGCTAATTCTTTCTTTTCTTCTAAACTCATTTGTGATTCTATTTTTTTTATTGCATATTCTCTAGAAATATTATCTCTTTTCATTAATCTATCTATTTGTAACTCTTTATTTGATATTATAAGCAAAGTTTTATCACATAAATATTCTAATTTAACTTCAAATAAAAGTGGAATATCTAATATAAGATTTTTTTTATCATTGTTTAATTTTATTTGATTTTTTATTTCATTAATAATTTTGGGATGCATTATTCCATTTAATTTTTCTCTTAATTCTTTATTATCAAATATAAGTTTTCCTAAAACTTCTCTATTTACTTCATCATTTTTTATTACTTTACTACCAAATTCCTTTTCAATCTCTTTGATTACTTCTTTTTTTTTAGAAACATCACGAGAAATTTTATCAGCATCAATTACAACTAATCCCAACTCCATAAAAATTTTACTTACTTCAGATTTGCCACAAGCTATACCACCTGTAAGCCCTAATATCATTACTCTTCACTCCATATTTTTAAATTTTTTTCTATAAATTCTATTATTTGATTATGCTCTTTTTTTCCATTCCCCTCTATAGAAATTTTTTTTCCAAATTTAATATATATTTTTTTACTTCTATCTATTTTCCCAAAATCTTTAATATATTTCCCATTTCCCCAAAAATCAGTTTTTATTGCTATAGGTACTACATCTACATTTGCTTTTTTTCCTAATTTTATTCCTAATGAATTAAATTTTTTAGGATCAAATTCTACTGTTCTTGTACTTTGGGGAAATATTATTACTGATATACCATTTTTTAATTTTTTTACACCTTCATTTATTACTTTTATTAAATCTTCTCTTGAATTTTCTCTACTTACTGCTATAGGATCTCTAGCTTTCATTACTGGTCCAAAAAAAGGATATGTTAAAAGAGTATCCTTTACAACAAAAGTACATTCTAAATAAGGTGCTATAATTGATGGAAAAACCATAGTTTCTAACGTACTCATATGATTACTTATAAATACTACTGGTTTATCCAATTTTGCTAAATTTTCTAATCCTGATATCTCAAACCTTCCTCCAGACCCTTCTATTAATTGAAATATATCATAAGAAGTTTTTGCCCAATTTTCTGTATTGTAAATTCCTTTTAATGCTAACTTTCTACAATTTAAAACTATTTTACTATATTTCCAAAAAAAAGCTACTCTTGTATTAAATACTAATCTATCTAGCAAAAATCTTTTTTTATTAACTGGTGTTGTGTATGTATTGCCTTCAAAATATTTCTTCATAAAAACCTCCCACTTAATTTTTATTTCTTATTATATCATAATTTTATTTTTCTTTGCACTAGATTATTTTTATTAAATATAGTATTATTTTATGTAGAATAATACTATATTTATAAAAGTAATCAATAATCTATATATACAATTAAAAATTAGGAGGATTAAACATGGATATACTCAAATTTGCAAAAGAGATTTTTGAAATTGAAATTAATGAATTAAACAAAGTAAAAAATAAATTAGATAATTCATTTGAAAAAGCAATAAATTTAATTCTTAATTCTAAAGGAAAAGTTGTTGTAACTGGTATAGGAAAATCTGGAATTATCGGTAAAAAAATTGCTGCTACTTTTGCTTCTACTGGAACTTTAGCAGTATTTATGAATGCTGCCGAAGGAATACATGGTGACCTTGGAATGATAAGTAAAGATGATATTGTACTAGCTATTTCAAATAGTGGAAATAGCGATGAAGTAATTTCAATTATTCCTTCAATCAAAAAAATAGGTGCTACTCTTATTGCTCTTACTGGCAATAAGAAGTCCATTTTAGCAAAAGAAGCCAATTGTATACTTAATATTGGCGTTGAAACAGAAGCTTGTCCTATTAATTTAGCTCCTACTTCTTCTACTACTGCTACTTTAGTTATGGGTGATGCTTTAGCTGCTACTCTTATTAAATTGCGTAATTTTAAGCCAGAACACTTTGCTATTTATCATCCTGGAGGAGCTCTTGGAAAAAGATTATTATTAAAAGTAAATGATGTAATGCATAAATCTAATAATTTAGCAATTGTTAACTCTAATGCTCCTATTGATAAAATTATTATTGAGATGACAAATAAAAATCTTGGAGCTGTATGTGTAGTAGAAAATGATATTATGGTTGGTATTATAACCGAAGGCGATATACGTAGAGCATTAAAAAATAAAGAGAATTTTTTTAACTATATCGCAAATGATATCATGACAAAAAATTTTACTTATATAACTGAAAATGATATGGCTATAAAAGCTTTAGAACTTATGGAAAATAGAGAAAGTCAAATTTCTGTACTCCCAGTACTTAACAATAAAAAACTTGTTGGGCTTGTACGTATTCATGATTTATTAAAAGTTTCTGTATAATTTGATAATCAAAATATTGACCTGCAAATAAAAATATGTTATAATTTTTTATAATAATAATAAGGAGGATTTAATAATGGTAACTAAAGATAGTAATATATTAGAAGCTGTTCAAAAATACCCTGTAATTGCTCAAGTATTCCAAAGATATGGTCTTGGTTGTATCGGATGTATGGTTGCATCTGGAGAAAGTTTAGGAGAAGGAATTTCTTCTCATGGATTAAACGCTGATGCAATAATTGCAGAAATAAATGACATCATTTCAAAACAAGAAGCTAATAAATAATTTAAATAAAAAAGCTGTTGAAAAAATTTCAACAGCTTTTTTGTCATTTTTTTTACACTAATTTATTTTTTATTTTCTTTTACTATTTTTATAAAATATTTATGAACCCTATTATCATCTGTAAGTTCTGGATGAAATGAAGTAACTAAAATATTATTTTGCTTTGCTGCCACTATATGTCCATTTACTTGTGATAAAACTTCTACATTATTTTCAACAGCTTCAATATATGGTGCTCTTATAAAAGTCATTTTAATTTTTTCGCCTATATTTTTTACATATTCTTCTGTATAAAAACTTCCTAATTGTCTTCCATATGCATTTCTTCTTACTACTATATCCATTACTCCTAAATGAATTTTATCATCATTCACAATTTTTTTTGCAAGTAATATAAGTCCTGCACATGTTCCAAATATTGGTAAACCTTCTTTTATTTTTTCTATCAAACTATCTTTTATATTTAAATCTACTAAAAGTTTTCCAATAGCTGTACTTTCTCCTCCAGGAATTATAAGTCCATCTATTTCATTTAATTTTTCTTTTTTTCTTATTTCTATAGCTTCTACATTTAAATTTCTTAAAATATTTATATGCTCAATAAAAGCTCCTTGGAGTGCTAATACTCCTATCTTCATACTACCACCCTCTTTTAGCCATTTTTTCATCTTCACTAAGAGTATGAATTCCTATTCCTACCATTGCTTCTCCTAAATCTTCTGATATTTCTGCTAAAACTTTTGGATCATTATAATGTGTAACTGCTTTTACTATTGCTTGTGCTCTTTTTCTTGGATCTCCTGATTTAAATATTCCAGAACCAACAAAAACTCCATCACAACCAAGCTGCATCATAAGAGCCGCATCGGCTGGAGTCGCTACTCCTCCTGCCGCAAAATTTACTACTGGTAATTTACCATGTTTATGTACATATTTTAATAATTCTAATGGAACTTGAAGTTCTTTTGCTGCATTATATAATTCATCTTCATTTAATGATTTTATTCTACTCATTTCACTATTCATTGCTCTCATATGTTTTACTGCTTCTACTACATCACCTGTTCCTGGTTCTCCTTTTGTTCTAATCATTGAAGCACCTTCTGCTATCCTTCTAAGTGCTTCTGATAAATTTTTTGCCCCACATACAAATGGCACACTAAATTTTGTTTTATCTATATGATATTTATCATCAGCTGGAGTTAAAACTTCACTTTCATCAATATAATCTATTTCTAACGCCTCTAATATTTGAGCTTCTACAAAATGACCTATCCTTACTTTTGCCATTACTGGTATTGATACTGCTTCTTGTATCTCTTTTATCATTTTAGGATCTGACATTCTAGCTACTCCTCCGGCTGCTCTAATATCTGCTGGTACTCTTTCTAATGCCATTACAGCACAAGCTCCTGCTTCTTCTGCTATTTTCGCTTGTTCTGCATTAGTAACATCCATTATTACTCCGCCTTTTAGCATTTGTGCTAAATTTTTATTTAATTCATATCTATTATTCATATTAATTCCCCCTTGAAATTTTATAATACAATTTTATATAATTGTATTATAAATATATAAAAAGTCAATTAAAAAACTTTACGATTGTACTAGTACAATTTAATTTTTAGAAACCATTGCTTAACTATAAAATAAAGAAAAGGAGAATTAAATTGAATATAAAAATTAATTTAAAAAATAATAAAAAATTATATGTTCAAATATTTGATGAAATTAAAAAAAGAATTGAAAACGGAGAACTAAAATCTAATTCAAAACTTTTATCTATTAGAACTTTAGCAAAACAGTTAAATGTAAATCCTGCTACTGTTATGAAAGCATATGATTTATTAGAAGAAAAAAATTATATTTATAAAATTACTGGTAGTGGCTGTTATGTAAGTAATGAATTTGAAAATATTGATAAAAATGTAGAAATTGATATAGTAAATATGAATTTTAATAAAAATATTAAAAGATATTATGACCTTGCTAATAGTTATCCTGATCGCTCATTTTTTAAACTTCATATTTTAAAAAATTCAATAAATGATTCATTTAATAAATATGGTATAGATATGTTTTTTTATAGTGAAATTGACGGTGACAAAACTCTAAAAAAACTTATAGTCGAAAAATTTTATTCAAAACATAGAATAAATAATATTGATAAAATTAAAATTCTTTCTAGTAGTACTCATGCACTTGATATTATTTGTAAAAAATTATTAAAACCTGGAGATAAAATAGTAGTTGAAGGATACACTAATCCAAATGCATTATCTATATTTAAAAAATATAACATACAAATAATATCTATTTCACTTGAAAAAAATGGTATAAATATCGAAAAATTTAAATCATTGCTTAAACAAGAAAAAATAAAATTTCTTTATACTATTCCAAATTTTAACAATCCTACTAATATAATAACTACTGATACCAAAAAAAAAGAACTAATTAATTTAGCTAAAAAATATAAATTTTATATTATAGAAGACGATGTACTTTCTGATATATCATTTAATAAAAAATTAAATACTTTAAAAAGTTTTGATTTTAATAACACTAACGTTTTTTATCTATTTAGTTTTTCAAAAATTTTTTTACCTGGCATAAGATTATCTTATGTAACTATTCCAAATAATATTAACACATTAAATATAGAAACTTCTCCTTCTATATTTATCCAAAAATTTTTTTATAAATTTCTTAAAAAAATTGATTTTGAACGTTATAAAAACTCATTAAAAATATTTTATGAAAAAAAATATAAATTTTTTAAAGAAAATCTAGAACAAATAGAACAAATAGAAATTTTAAACAATTCTGAAGGGGGTTTTTATTTTTGGATAAAACTTCCTAATTGGATGGATAGTAAGAAACTTTATGAAATATGCTTAAAACATAATTTAGCTATAATTCCAGGAAATATTTTTCATCATAAATATATTTTCTCAAATTATATAAGAGTTAGCTATTCTTCAATTGAAAAAGAAAAAATTTTAGATGCTATAAACATTTTAAAAAAATGTATTTACAATTATTCTGTATTAAAAAAATGATATTTTTGTACTATTTTTTTATAAAAACATTGAAAATTTTGAAAAAATATAGTATCATTAATAATTAAAAATTTAAATGAGGTGAATAAAAAATGTCTAAACTTCTTATGACTCCAGGTCCTACTAATATTCCAACTGAAGTACAAAATATACTTGGTCAAGATATGATTCATCATAGATTTGATGATTTTCATAAAATTATGGAAAATTTAAATGAAAAACTAAAAAAAATATTTTTTACACAAAATGATGTATATACTATGACTTGTTCTGGTACAGGTGTTATGGAAACCGCTGTTGTAAATCTTTTTTCTAAAGGTGAAAAAGTTGCTATTGTAAATGTAGGTAATTTTGGTAAAAGATTTGTACAAATATGCAAAGTTTATGGATTAAATGTAATTGAATTAGAATATAATTGGGGAGAAACTTATAATATAAATGATATTAAAAAAGTAATCTCTGAAAATAATGATCTAAAAGGAATTTTTGTAACTCATAGTGAAACATCTACAGGTGTATTAAATAATATAAAAGCTATCGGTGAATTAACTAAAAATAGCGATATTTTATTAATAGTAGATGTAATTAGTGGTATGATAGTTAACGAGTTTAGATTTGATGAATGGAATGTAGATTGTGCAGTAGCTGGAAGTCAAAAAGGATTTTTATTACCACCAGGAATAGCATTTGTATCTATCAGTGATAAAGCTAAAAAAGCTCTTTATAAATCCGATTTACCAAAGTTTTATTTTGATTTAAAAGTTACTATAAAATATTATAATGAAAAAAAAGAAACGCCTTGGACTCCTGCAATACCTATTATTCGTGCTGCTGAAGTAGCTTGTGATTTATTATTAAAAGAAGGTATTGAAAATATACAAATCAAACATACAAAACTTAGAAAATATGTAGAAGATGAAGTTCAAAAACTTGGATTTAAACTATTTGTAAAAAATCCTGAAGCTAGAGGAAATACTCTTGTTACAGTTTATAGAGAAGATAATTTAGATTTAACTAAATTAAGAGATTATATTGATAATGAATATAATATAACAATTGCTGGTGGTCAAGGAAAATATAATGGAAAAATATTAAGATTTGGATGTCTTGGACTTTTGACAATACAAGATTTTAATAATCTTTTTAAAAAAATTAAAAAATATATAGAAGAAAATAATTAATTTTTTAATATCTAGATAATTAATTTTATCTAGATATTTTTTATTTATATATATTTTAAATATTTTTTTGATATTTAATAAAATTTTTTATAAATAATTATACTAAGAAATTTCTTTTTTATTGACTATTTCTATCAAAAAAAATATAATTATAAAGAGAAAAATAATTTTAATTGTAAATTTCAGGAGGAAATTTTATGCAAAATAATATAGATATCGGTAGACTAATACCTATGATTACTAGTCTTGATTATGAATTTACAAAATCTGAAAAAAAAGTAGCAAAGCTTGTAATTAATAACACAGAAAAAATAATTTATAGCTCTATTACAGACCTTGCAGATCTAGCTGAAGTAGGTGAAGCTACTATTATAAGATTTTGTAGAAAATTAGGCTTTAAAGGATTTCAAGGATTTAAAATGGCTTTAGCTCAAGAATTATCAATGAATAAACAAACACCAACAAATTTATCAATAAATACGCCTATTGAAGAAACT from Hypnocyclicus thermotrophus includes:
- the nagE gene encoding N-acetylglucosamine-specific PTS transporter subunit IIBC → MKVFSKFQALGKALMMPIAVMPIAAILLRLGVLWNMPFVTSAGGAIFENLPILFAIGVAIGLAKDNAGAAGLAGVVGNFVILNGAQAINKNINMGVFSGIIAGLVAAYMYNKYHKIELPEFLGFFGGRRFVPIITSLACIVLAAVFGYVWPSIQNGLDTVARWMMGTGSIGLFSFGVLNRLLIPTGLHHIINSMAWFTFGSFDYLKDGVQVVANGDLHRFFAGDPNAGIFMTGFFPIMMFGLPAAALAMYTTAKKENKKRVAGVLFSVAFTAFLTGVTEPIEFMFMFLAPGLYLIHAILTGISMALTAAMGIRHGFGFSAGAIDYFLNMNLATKGWLLIPVGLVFGLVYYFIFVFTIKAFDLATPGREDDMEDIEEERGTSSNLSRKVLEALGGKENLTSVDSCITRLRLEVKNQDIINENELKRLGAKGVLKPSATSVQVIFGAKAEIIAQEIRKM
- a CDS encoding PTS sugar transporter subunit IIA; translated protein: MFKKFFKKKENVVEVYSPLDGEVIQLEKVPDDAFSSKIIGDGIAIIPNGDTIYAPFDSEDISIFDTKHAVSFQKGDIELIVHFGIDTVKLNGEGFSKLVLKDEGSVKKGEKLIAYDLNFIKNKAKSIISPIVVSSMDEIDEIFDIKYGKVNALEPIFKIRLKK
- a CDS encoding MFS transporter; translated protein: MAKLTKEEKSWVIYDVANSAFTLILITTIMPIFFKDFVSKGIDSAISTANWGYANSFASLILALIAPILGTFADYKGYKKRFFSIFLLLGLLATLLLISINQGEWIKCIIFFVIARVGWAGANIFYDAFLTDVSREENMAKVSAYGFSWGYIGSVVPFIITIILVIILKKDGEIISPIASKLSFFIVFLWWGLFSIPMLKNTKQNYYVKINKNENIFTQSFKRFFKTFKEIKHYKNIMLFLFAYFFYIDGVNTIISMASAYGRDVGLSVISLILAILMIQIVAFPATLLFGKLSDKISQKTLIFIAILIYIIITFLAFKLPNFESINIKIKLFWILALLVALSQGGVQSISRSIYASLIPKEKSTEFFGFYNIFGKFATILGPFLMGIVSTYTGSSRYGVLSIMFLFLIGIGFLSFVKINK
- the trpS gene encoding tryptophan--tRNA ligase; the protein is MKRSLSGIQPSGILHIGNYFGAIKQFVDNQHDNEGFYFIVDYHALTSLQNAEQLRKNAYDAVLDFLALGLDPEKSTIYLQSDVPECTELAWILSNVSPMGLLERAHSYKDKIAKGISPNVGLFTYPILMAADILLYDADIVPVGKDQKQHLEMTRNIAIKFNQTFGEVFKLPEPQIIESLAVVPGTDGQKMSKSYGNTIQMFASKKELKKQVMGIVTDSTPLEEPKNPDNNITKLYELFATKEEVEEMKNKFLTGGYGYGHAKNELLAKILEYFGEARAKREELIKNPEYVQKVLKQGAEKARDIASKKMIEIKKSVGLSGNIY
- a CDS encoding YfbR-like 5'-deoxynucleotidase is translated as MLNKGFLLKLFEGFSLNRWNDFIRPIEFTEMDRHALKMMIAYFLGKYEEEQGNIIDWNQLIESGFFDLLKKISLSDIKSPVAKRIKLKNPTAYKELNKWATAQYEVYLDKNLFEKFQNYILDEPINNLTLKILKLAHKYSTKIELEILKKQNLDDRVDPILNKIFNDLTRFKNLASYKFLTQNKNFEELIKIIQYLRYQERWNQSPRVPRTSVLGHSMYVASLTFIISTSLNASQSRIRNNFFTALFHDLMESVTRDIISPVKRATLELPDIIKNIENEIAEEELYPFIDYGLDEIKLFSENEFESRVFIDNKWQTVSTDEIQEKYNDDNYNAIDGEIVKICDELSAFIEAYQSIEYGISSKPLKSAITSISEKYKNKKIANINIGKLYLDF
- the coaE gene encoding dephospho-CoA kinase (Dephospho-CoA kinase (CoaE) performs the final step in coenzyme A biosynthesis.) — encoded protein: MILGLTGGIACGKSEVSKIFMELGLVVIDADKISRDVSKKKEVIKEIEKEFGSKVIKNDEVNREVLGKLIFDNKELREKLNGIMHPKIINEIKNQIKLNNDKKNLILDIPLLFEVKLEYLCDKTLLIISNKELQIDRLMKRDNISREYAIKKIESQMSLEEKKELADFIIDNSISREELKEKIILFYNKYLKKNP
- a CDS encoding lysophospholipid acyltransferase family protein → MKKYFEGNTYTTPVNKKRFLLDRLVFNTRVAFFWKYSKIVLNCRKLALKGIYNTENWAKTSYDIFQLIEGSGGRFEISGLENLAKLDKPVVFISNHMSTLETMVFPSIIAPYLECTFVVKDTLLTYPFFGPVMKARDPIAVSRENSREDLIKVINEGVKKLKNGISVIIFPQSTRTVEFDPKKFNSLGIKLGKKANVDVVPIAIKTDFWGNGKYIKDFGKIDRSKKIYIKFGKKISIEGNGKKEHNQIIEFIEKNLKIWSEE